From a single Calothrix sp. NIES-2098 genomic region:
- a CDS encoding AraC family transcriptional regulator, whose amino-acid sequence MAEEKILTVDFTQRDACSEILPRSPLFSSYDANWNGVRLDHHQQPGYETPEHYCQQHIVTISLDQSVHKTERVFNGRLQSERIHYGDVVILPANTNHLSRWQLEAEFLVISLEPALFTRAAFEAGDLQRFEIVPRFASPDPLIQQIGLALQSELKSDGMGSRIYVESLTTTLCIHLLKHHSVSNNAITTYSQEQGLSQLKLRKAISYIQENLEQDLTLAEISAVVGMSMYHFSRLFKQSTGFAPHQYVMNCRIEKAKKLLTRTEQTIDQICQQVGFQNQSHFTNVFRKLMGTTPRVYREKVKI is encoded by the coding sequence ATGGCAGAAGAGAAAATCTTAACTGTTGATTTTACTCAAAGAGATGCTTGTTCGGAAATTCTGCCGCGATCGCCCCTGTTTTCCAGTTACGATGCCAATTGGAATGGTGTTCGCCTAGACCATCATCAACAGCCTGGTTATGAAACTCCCGAACACTATTGCCAACAGCATATTGTTACTATTAGCCTAGATCAAAGCGTTCACAAAACAGAACGGGTTTTTAATGGCAGGCTTCAGAGTGAGCGCATCCACTATGGAGATGTAGTCATACTTCCAGCAAATACTAATCACTTATCACGTTGGCAATTAGAAGCAGAATTTCTAGTTATTAGTCTAGAACCAGCTTTGTTTACTCGTGCTGCTTTTGAAGCAGGAGATTTACAACGCTTTGAGATTGTACCGCGCTTTGCATCACCAGACCCCTTAATTCAACAGATTGGGTTAGCACTTCAATCAGAACTTAAATCAGATGGCATGGGTAGTCGAATTTATGTAGAATCTCTGACAACTACGCTTTGCATTCATCTACTCAAACATCATTCTGTTTCTAATAACGCAATTACAACCTACTCTCAAGAGCAGGGACTTTCACAACTGAAGTTACGAAAAGCCATTTCCTATATTCAAGAAAACCTAGAACAAGATTTAACTTTAGCTGAAATTTCTGCGGTAGTGGGAATGAGCATGTATCATTTTTCCCGATTATTTAAACAGTCAACGGGTTTTGCGCCTCATCAATATGTGATGAATTGCCGAATTGAAAAAGCCAAAAAGCTATTAACTCGCACCGAACAAACTATAGATCAAATCTGTCAACAAGTTGGTTTCCAGAATCAGAGTCACTTCACAAATGTCTTCCGCAAATTGATGGGTACAACGCCCAGAGTCTACAGAGAAAAGGTGAAGATATAG
- a CDS encoding tetratricopeptide TPR_2 yields MLSQSDTRYFTGREEQLQQLEALLLNSQCSKVCSIVGVSGGGGIGKSALACHFATIHQDKFPDGVIGLRVDGKDVDTIAREFVRRCGEELDSEDDRDAATLMQEVFAHRQMLLIFDNAEEASIKKLRPGGNRCAVIVTTRRRHLPFSLDIEEQAIIDLPPLPEADALKLLKKILGSERVENAVAATQRLVKLVGNLPLALQVLGAALRGQREPLDDYTKALEQEKDELFEELKIEGDRDLNVEFSLNLSLKSLSEDEVDFFACLSVCAAEGFTKQTAMAAAGCQRNLQAQRCLKKLYDLSLLNYVDTGENRFVLHPLVREYAEALARKRELLAIAQERHAKFFVEWLQSDELTDETTIAEVAANLDDVILAAQWLQTREADTEQSKMETYQFALKLQPLFEQYGYWQKAITLMGQFQLWAEQLEDWYTVVRCKMHEARYWSFAEEFERAEEILKSSQAILQKIEDIDTRKRREAKVLNVLGGIFQKQGKTEQAIQTFRFQILIEEEIGDERSLAIVCNRLGKILQSQGKLEEAQQAFERGIAISEALNEQFSLAIGLNCLGGVLQQQGKLEEAQQDFERGIAIAQALNDQSSLAIGLNRLGGLLQQQGKLDQAQQAFERQIALAQALNDQSSLAIGLNRLGGLLQQQGKLDQAQQAFERQIALAQALNDQSQLAIGLNCLGGLLQQQGKLDQAQQTFERGIAIAQALNDQSQLAIGLNRLGGLLRQLGKLDQAQQTFERGIAIAEALNDQSQLAIGLNCLGGLLRQLGKLDQAQQTFERGIAIAEALNDQSSVAIGLSSLGGLLQQQGKLYQAQQVFEREIVIDEALNDQSSVAIGLNRLGGLLQQQGKLEEAQQAFERGIAIAEVLNDQSQIAIGLNCLGGLLQQQGKLEEAQQAFERGIAIAEVLNDQSQLAIGLNCLGRLLQQQGKLEEAQQAFERQIAIAEVLNDQSQLAIGLNRLGGLLQQQGKLEEAQQAFERQIAIAQALNNQSQLVIGLNCLGGLLQQQNKLQDALVTARLCVAIETELGVSRGLTMALTQVSQLLKATGQFQEAMTTLERIAQIEEELGNQRGLAMTLTSLASLQREHGYFDDAYNILLRIFAIENDLNNHERILWTLTNLAYIALQQEKFDLAIEYYERAVELSKNYGNEEVSASILNGMGIALHQYGTALLEQRTFGGKTVEVLEKSQEIFTHLNAPIQVAWVLHSLGRAWKLKGKFEKAEILLKDCQEIFEDKKDLPSLAKVLNTLGGVLERQQKWDEAEKILRQSYDLAVKLQDKRGQAIIANSLGQVLAHQEGVKAFELSQMYFRQSIKLGEELDEQKHLAKVHTAMGKAFLVRKGFDRAVEELSKGFEIDEMLSNVRGLIIVTPNLTYALSKLGRREEALQYCDRALKIAPNDPGFLQLRNKI; encoded by the coding sequence GTGCTGTCACAGTCAGATACACGTTATTTTACGGGGCGTGAGGAACAACTCCAGCAACTAGAAGCACTATTACTAAATTCCCAGTGTTCTAAAGTCTGTAGTATTGTTGGAGTATCGGGTGGTGGTGGTATTGGCAAGTCTGCTTTAGCGTGTCACTTCGCAACGATTCATCAAGACAAATTTCCAGATGGAGTAATTGGGTTACGGGTGGACGGTAAGGATGTGGATACTATTGCCCGTGAGTTTGTGAGACGTTGTGGAGAGGAACTGGATTCGGAAGATGATCGGGATGCAGCAACTCTGATGCAAGAGGTGTTTGCTCACCGTCAAATGTTGCTGATCTTTGACAATGCAGAGGAAGCAAGCATAAAAAAATTGCGCCCTGGAGGTAATCGTTGTGCGGTAATTGTGACGACTCGTAGACGTCATCTGCCTTTCTCTCTAGATATTGAAGAGCAAGCAATCATTGACTTACCCCCGTTGCCTGAAGCAGATGCTCTGAAATTGTTGAAGAAAATTTTGGGATCAGAGCGAGTTGAAAATGCTGTAGCGGCGACTCAGCGACTAGTGAAATTAGTTGGTAATTTGCCTTTAGCGTTGCAAGTTTTAGGCGCAGCGTTACGAGGACAACGCGAGCCTTTGGATGATTATACAAAAGCTCTGGAACAAGAGAAAGATGAACTATTTGAAGAACTCAAAATAGAGGGCGATCGCGATCTCAACGTAGAATTTTCATTGAATTTAAGCTTGAAGTCGCTTTCAGAGGATGAAGTTGATTTTTTTGCTTGTTTAAGTGTATGTGCAGCAGAAGGCTTTACTAAGCAAACAGCAATGGCAGCAGCAGGATGCCAGAGAAATTTGCAAGCCCAGCGTTGTTTGAAGAAGCTTTATGATTTGTCACTATTAAATTATGTAGATACTGGAGAAAACCGTTTTGTGCTGCATCCGTTGGTACGGGAGTATGCGGAGGCCTTGGCTCGCAAGCGAGAGTTATTGGCTATAGCACAAGAACGTCATGCCAAATTTTTTGTAGAGTGGCTACAGTCTGATGAATTGACAGATGAAACTACTATTGCTGAAGTTGCTGCGAATTTAGATGATGTGATTCTGGCAGCACAGTGGTTGCAAACTCGTGAGGCTGACACAGAACAAAGCAAAATGGAAACCTACCAATTTGCTTTAAAGCTACAGCCATTATTTGAGCAGTATGGCTACTGGCAAAAGGCAATTACCTTGATGGGACAGTTTCAGTTGTGGGCAGAGCAACTTGAGGATTGGTATACAGTAGTTAGATGTAAAATGCATGAGGCTCGCTACTGGTCTTTTGCAGAAGAATTTGAACGAGCTGAAGAAATTTTGAAATCTTCACAAGCGATTTTACAAAAGATTGAGGATATAGATACTCGGAAGAGACGCGAAGCTAAAGTGCTGAATGTATTAGGTGGTATCTTTCAGAAACAAGGTAAGACAGAACAAGCCATTCAAACTTTTAGATTTCAAATTCTTATTGAAGAAGAGATCGGTGATGAACGCTCCTTAGCCATTGTTTGCAATCGTTTAGGCAAAATATTACAGTCCCAAGGAAAACTAGAAGAAGCACAGCAAGCTTTTGAACGAGGAATCGCAATTAGTGAAGCCCTCAATGAGCAATTTTCTCTTGCGATTGGGTTGAATTGTTTAGGAGGAGTACTCCAACAACAGGGCAAATTAGAGGAGGCACAGCAGGATTTTGAACGAGGAATTGCGATCGCCCAAGCCCTTAATGACCAATCATCCCTTGCAATTGGGTTGAACCGTTTAGGAGGATTACTCCAGCAACAAGGCAAATTAGACCAGGCACAGCAAGCTTTTGAACGACAAATTGCGCTCGCCCAAGCCCTCAATGACCAATCATCCCTTGCAATTGGGTTGAACCGTTTAGGAGGATTACTCCAGCAACAAGGCAAATTAGACCAGGCACAGCAAGCTTTTGAACGACAAATTGCGCTCGCCCAAGCCCTCAATGACCAATCTCAACTTGCTATTGGATTGAACTGTTTAGGAGGATTGCTCCAGCAACAAGGCAAATTAGACCAGGCACAGCAGACTTTTGAGAGAGGAATTGCGATCGCCCAAGCCCTCAATGACCAATCTCAACTTGCCATTGGGTTGAACCGTTTAGGAGGATTGCTCCGACAACTGGGTAAATTAGACCAGGCACAGCAGACTTTTGAGAGAGGAATTGCAATCGCCGAAGCTCTTAATGACCAATCTCAACTTGCTATTGGATTGAACTGTTTAGGGGGACTGCTCCGACAACTGGGTAAATTAGACCAGGCACAGCAGACTTTTGAGAGAGGAATTGCAATCGCCGAAGCTCTTAATGACCAATCGTCTGTTGCCATTGGATTGAGTAGTTTAGGGGGATTGCTTCAGCAACAAGGCAAATTATACCAGGCGCAGCAGGTTTTTGAGAGAGAAATTGTGATTGATGAAGCCCTTAATGACCAATCGTCTGTTGCCATTGGGTTAAACCGTTTAGGGGGATTGCTCCAGCAACAGGGCAAATTAGAAGAGGCACAGCAGGCTTTTGAGAGAGGAATTGCAATCGCCGAAGTCCTCAATGACCAATCTCAAATTGCCATTGGGTTGAACTGTTTAGGGGGATTGCTCCAGCAACAGGGCAAATTAGAAGAGGCACAGCAGGCTTTTGAGAGAGGAATTGCAATCGCCGAAGTCCTCAATGACCAATCTCAACTTGCCATTGGGTTGAACTGTTTAGGGCGATTGCTTCAGCAACAGGGCAAATTAGAAGAGGCACAGCAGGCTTTTGAACGACAAATTGCAATCGCCGAAGTCCTCAATGACCAATCTCAACTTGCCATTGGGTTAAACCGTTTAGGGGGATTACTTCAGCAACAGGGCAAATTAGAAGAAGCACAGCAGGCTTTTGAACGACAAATTGCGATCGCCCAAGCCCTAAATAACCAATCTCAACTTGTCATTGGGTTGAACTGTTTAGGGGGGTTACTTCAGCAACAGAACAAATTACAAGACGCACTTGTAACAGCTAGACTTTGTGTTGCCATTGAAACAGAACTTGGTGTTTCCAGAGGGCTAACAATGGCATTAACGCAAGTTAGTCAACTTCTGAAAGCAACAGGACAGTTTCAAGAAGCAATGACAACTCTTGAACGTATTGCTCAGATTGAGGAAGAACTTGGAAATCAGCGAGGATTAGCCATGACACTGACTTCCTTAGCTAGCCTGCAAAGAGAGCATGGATATTTTGACGATGCATATAATATATTGTTACGTATTTTTGCTATTGAGAATGATTTGAATAATCACGAAAGAATATTGTGGACATTAACAAATCTGGCCTATATAGCATTACAACAAGAGAAGTTCGATCTAGCTATTGAATATTACGAGCGTGCTGTTGAACTTTCAAAAAACTATGGTAACGAAGAAGTTTCAGCTTCCATTTTGAATGGGATGGGGATAGCACTTCACCAATATGGGACTGCTCTTTTGGAGCAACGAACATTTGGAGGCAAAACTGTTGAAGTTTTAGAAAAGAGTCAAGAAATTTTTACCCATCTTAATGCTCCTATTCAAGTTGCATGGGTGTTGCACAGCCTTGGCAGAGCTTGGAAATTAAAAGGAAAATTTGAAAAAGCTGAAATACTTCTTAAAGATTGTCAGGAAATTTTTGAAGATAAAAAAGATTTGCCGAGTTTAGCTAAGGTCTTGAATACCTTGGGTGGTGTTTTGGAAAGACAACAGAAATGGGATGAAGCTGAAAAAATTCTCCGACAAAGTTATGACTTAGCTGTAAAGCTTCAAGACAAGCGAGGACAAGCCATTATAGCCAATAGCTTAGGTCAAGTTCTTGCTCATCAAGAAGGAGTAAAAGCCTTTGAGCTTTCACAAATGTACTTTCGTCAAAGTATCAAGTTAGGGGAAGAACTTGACGAGCAGAAACATCTTGCTAAGGTACATACAGCAATGGGAAAAGCATTTTTAGTTCGTAAAGGTTTTGATCGGGCTGTTGAGGAATTATCTAAAGGCTTTGAAATTGATGAAATGTTGTCCAATGTTCGTGGTTTAATAATCGTCACTCCTAACCTAACTTATGCCTTATCTAAGTTAGGAAGACGAGAAGAAGCATTGCAATATTGCGATCGAGCGCTGAAAATTGCTCCAAACGATCCAGGTTTCCTGCAATTACGTAACAAAATTTAG
- a CDS encoding aldo/keto reductase — MRYKLLGKSGLRVSELCLGTMTFGEDWGWGASQDESRRIFDTFVEAGGNFIDTANGYTDGTSEKIVGELIAQDRERFVVATKYSFPLRMNDNKNDPNGSGNHRKNLVQSLEGSLKRLNTDYIDLFWLHAWDFTTPVEEVMRSLDDMVRQGKILYVGISDAPAWIISQANTIAQYQGWTPFVALQVEYSLIQRTPERDLIPMAKALDLAVTPWSPLGGGVLTGKYNKPPQAGDEQGRLTNPTTGSISERSLAIADVVSQVAAEIGRTPSQVAIAWLRAQSGVIIPIIGARKLTQFQDNLAALDVNLSPEHLQRLHEVSQIELGFPHDFLQNDTIRDRLFGGTFSAIDNHRA, encoded by the coding sequence ATGAGATACAAACTTTTGGGTAAAAGCGGGTTGAGAGTCTCTGAACTCTGCTTGGGAACAATGACCTTTGGTGAAGATTGGGGTTGGGGCGCTTCCCAAGATGAAAGTCGGAGGATTTTTGATACTTTTGTGGAAGCAGGTGGCAATTTCATCGACACCGCTAACGGTTATACAGATGGTACGAGCGAGAAAATTGTTGGTGAGTTAATTGCTCAAGACCGAGAACGTTTTGTTGTTGCGACTAAATACTCGTTCCCTTTGCGGATGAACGACAATAAAAACGATCCTAACGGTAGCGGCAATCATCGCAAGAATTTGGTTCAGTCTTTGGAAGGCAGTTTGAAACGGCTGAATACTGACTATATTGATTTATTTTGGTTGCACGCCTGGGATTTTACAACACCTGTAGAAGAAGTGATGCGATCGCTCGACGATATGGTTCGTCAAGGTAAAATTCTCTACGTTGGCATTTCTGACGCACCTGCCTGGATTATCTCTCAAGCTAACACGATCGCTCAGTATCAAGGCTGGACTCCTTTCGTTGCTTTGCAAGTTGAATACAGTTTGATTCAGCGCACACCAGAACGGGACTTAATCCCAATGGCCAAAGCCTTGGATTTAGCTGTAACACCTTGGTCGCCTTTAGGTGGTGGCGTGCTGACAGGTAAGTATAACAAGCCACCGCAAGCAGGGGACGAACAAGGGCGATTAACCAATCCTACAACTGGCAGTATTTCCGAACGCAGTTTAGCGATCGCAGATGTGGTTAGTCAAGTTGCTGCGGAAATTGGACGCACACCTTCACAAGTAGCAATAGCTTGGTTACGCGCCCAAAGCGGTGTAATTATCCCGATTATCGGCGCACGCAAGCTGACTCAGTTTCAAGATAACTTAGCAGCTTTAGATGTCAATTTATCGCCAGAACATCTGCAACGCCTGCATGAAGTTAGTCAAATTGAGTTGGGTTTCCCCCATGATTTCTTACAGAACGATACGATCCGCGATCGCCTTTTTGGTGGCACATTTAGTGCTATAGATAACCATCGAGCCTGA
- a CDS encoding ferritin Dps family protein codes for MSDNKIASRLYPTRIDIPAEARSQIVVLLNQTLAATLDLKTQVKQAHWNVKGTDFYQLHELFDEIAGELEEYIDMFAERVTALGGYALGTARAAASNSILPEYPFDVLDGIDHVTALADRFAPYAKHLRDAIAKTDDLGDLDTADLYTEVSRTIDKRLWFLEAHLQIAEIKAENGASAGKATKQPVAVK; via the coding sequence ATGAGCGACAATAAAATTGCATCCCGTCTTTATCCCACCCGCATTGATATTCCTGCCGAAGCGCGATCTCAAATTGTGGTACTTCTCAACCAAACTTTGGCAGCTACTTTAGACTTGAAAACCCAAGTAAAACAAGCTCATTGGAACGTTAAAGGCACTGATTTTTATCAGTTGCATGAATTGTTTGATGAAATTGCTGGCGAACTCGAAGAATACATCGATATGTTTGCCGAACGCGTCACAGCTTTAGGTGGCTACGCCTTAGGAACAGCGCGCGCCGCTGCTAGCAATTCAATTTTGCCAGAATATCCCTTTGATGTTTTAGATGGCATAGACCATGTAACCGCTTTAGCAGATCGCTTTGCACCTTATGCTAAACATTTGCGGGACGCGATCGCCAAAACCGATGATTTAGGCGATCTTGATACTGCTGACCTATATACTGAAGTTTCTCGCACCATTGATAAGCGTCTGTGGTTCTTAGAGGCTCATTTGCAAATAGCTGAAATCAAAGCCGAGAATGGCGCATCCGCAGGGAAAGCTACTAAACAGCCAGTTGCTGTCAAGTAA
- a CDS encoding pirin domain-containing protein yields the protein MSQSTKNLVIHDGKLRGHTKISWLNSYHTFSFGSFYDPNYMGFRALRVINDDTVVPGAGFGTHGHRDMEILTYVLSGALEHKDSLGTGSVIRPGDAQIMSAGTGITHSEYNHSQTEPVHFLQIWMLPNKVGLTPRYDQKNFPVEEKRGKLRLIAAKDGRDGAVVVHQDLDLYASVLEKGDVVNYHLKSDRYAWLHVAQGAATLNGEELKAGDGVQISGEEKLEISTNASAEILLFDLA from the coding sequence ATGTCTCAAAGTACCAAGAATTTAGTAATTCACGATGGCAAACTCCGCGGTCATACTAAAATTAGTTGGCTGAACAGTTACCACACATTTTCCTTTGGGAGTTTTTACGATCCCAACTACATGGGATTTCGCGCTTTAAGAGTGATCAACGATGATACGGTTGTTCCTGGTGCTGGGTTTGGAACTCACGGTCATCGAGATATGGAAATCCTCACTTATGTGTTATCAGGCGCTTTAGAGCATAAAGATAGCCTGGGGACAGGTTCGGTAATTCGTCCCGGTGACGCACAGATTATGAGTGCTGGTACTGGTATTACCCATAGTGAATACAATCATTCGCAAACTGAGCCGGTTCACTTTCTGCAAATCTGGATGTTACCCAATAAGGTAGGGTTAACGCCAAGGTACGACCAAAAGAACTTTCCTGTAGAAGAGAAGCGCGGAAAACTACGTTTAATTGCGGCTAAAGATGGACGTGATGGGGCTGTGGTAGTTCACCAAGACCTCGATCTCTACGCATCTGTTCTCGAAAAGGGTGATGTTGTTAATTATCATCTCAAGAGCGATCGCTATGCCTGGTTACACGTTGCCCAAGGCGCAGCCACTCTCAATGGCGAAGAACTCAAAGCAGGCGATGGCGTACAAATCAGTGGCGAAGAGAAACTCGAAATTAGCACCAACGCTAGTGCAGAAATCCTGCTTTTCGATTTGGCTTAA
- a CDS encoding secretion protein HlyD, whose protein sequence is MTSPEHQTDFEERVPEPSFEPPPQKRRWLRLLLAALLLLGGGTAIVWRLVTPQHQAAAPNNAPPGVRVKIAPVQAGTIEESSDFIANLESRRSVRLQPRIQGQVTQIFVRSGDKVAQGTPIIQVDPRQQQAAVSGLNAGSQAARAQLQNALATLKSLQADRLSNVADVRLNQQDYDRYTSLAQEGAVSRQTRDQYANRLATAKAQLAAIDSKIQAQQATITQAEKALQQAEANTNQQVVELQYYKITAPFAGTVGDIPVKVGDFVNTSTQLATITQNQPLEVNISVPLERGSQLRQGLPVEVMDAQGQPLGRSKIFFISPNIGNGTQSILVKALLNNSQGKLRADQLVRARVIWNRKSGVLIPTTAVSRVAGETFAYVAQTENTPQGNSQLVARQKQVKLGNIQGNNYQVLEGLQPDEKIIVSGLLNLRDGVPVIPE, encoded by the coding sequence ATGACATCCCCTGAACATCAAACTGATTTTGAAGAACGTGTTCCAGAGCCGTCATTTGAGCCACCTCCACAAAAACGGCGGTGGCTTCGGTTACTGTTAGCTGCACTATTATTGCTTGGTGGTGGTACTGCCATAGTTTGGCGTTTGGTAACTCCGCAACATCAAGCTGCTGCGCCAAATAATGCTCCACCAGGGGTACGAGTCAAGATAGCACCTGTACAAGCTGGTACAATTGAGGAGAGTTCAGATTTTATTGCCAACCTAGAATCCCGACGTTCAGTGAGGCTACAACCACGAATTCAAGGTCAAGTCACGCAGATATTTGTGCGATCGGGAGATAAAGTTGCTCAGGGAACGCCAATTATTCAAGTAGACCCAAGACAGCAACAAGCAGCAGTTAGTGGGTTAAATGCTGGATCGCAAGCAGCCAGAGCGCAACTCCAAAATGCCCTTGCCACACTCAAATCCCTACAAGCCGATCGCTTATCTAATGTTGCTGATGTGCGATTAAATCAGCAAGATTATGACAGGTACACTAGCCTTGCTCAAGAAGGCGCAGTATCTCGGCAAACCAGGGATCAGTACGCCAATCGGTTGGCTACAGCCAAAGCGCAACTTGCTGCCATTGATTCTAAAATTCAAGCACAGCAAGCAACTATAACTCAGGCAGAAAAAGCTTTGCAGCAAGCAGAAGCAAATACTAACCAACAAGTAGTTGAGCTTCAGTATTACAAAATTACTGCTCCTTTTGCTGGGACAGTGGGTGATATTCCCGTAAAAGTTGGTGATTTTGTCAATACTTCAACACAACTTGCGACAATCACTCAAAATCAACCTTTAGAAGTCAACATCTCCGTGCCTCTCGAACGCGGTTCTCAATTGCGTCAAGGATTACCAGTAGAAGTCATGGATGCTCAAGGGCAACCTCTAGGCAGAAGTAAAATATTCTTTATTTCGCCAAATATCGGTAATGGTACTCAATCAATCCTAGTCAAAGCACTATTGAATAACTCGCAAGGTAAGTTGCGGGCAGACCAATTAGTGCGTGCTAGAGTGATTTGGAATCGAAAATCTGGAGTTTTAATTCCTACAACAGCAGTATCTCGTGTAGCGGGTGAAACATTCGCTTATGTAGCGCAAACCGAAAATACTCCACAAGGTAATTCCCAATTAGTAGCTCGGCAAAAGCAGGTGAAGTTAGGCAATATCCAAGGCAATAACTACCAAGTTCTGGAAGGATTGCAGCCAGATGAAAAAATTATCGTCTCTGGGTTGCTAAATCTGAGAGACGGTGTTCCTGTGATTCCAGAGTAG